One segment of Anopheles stephensi strain Indian chromosome 3, UCI_ANSTEP_V1.0, whole genome shotgun sequence DNA contains the following:
- the LOC118513352 gene encoding uncharacterized protein LOC118513352: MERYREPGGHRRSPTKSNGRPSSAKAHAVQSDIIRHRMARVFDSVEGTARTWPEWLDRRQERRQQSRLDDLGLGFDGSARFQVNFADECTLNASSSISVVAIVFLSNEGNLHRKGEGAVSWK, encoded by the exons ATGGAAAGATACAGGGAGCCCGGAGGACACCGACGAAGTCCAACCAAATCGAACGGGCGACCGAGCAGCGCGAAAGCCCATGCCGTCCAAAGTGACATCATCCGTCACCGTATGGCCAGAGTGTTCGACAGCGTGGAAGGAACGGCACGAACATGGCCGGAATGGCTCGATCGACGGCAGGAACGAAGGCAACAATCGCGTCTGGACGATCTTGGACTCGGTTTCGATGGATCGGCGCGATTTCAGGTGAATTTCG CGGACGAATGCACCTTGAACGCGTCGTCGTCCATTTCGGTGGTGGCCATCGTATTTTTGTCGAATGAGGGTAATCTGCACAGGAAAGGAGAAGGAGCCGTTTCGTGGAAGTAA